From a region of the Euwallacea similis isolate ESF13 chromosome 3, ESF131.1, whole genome shotgun sequence genome:
- the exu gene encoding maternal protein exuperantia, whose product MVQHDISSSSDENSGPNFPEVPAKGIPVGKYRVVGWSVDTTGRRLIDEIVQLAGYTPDSKFSQYIMPFADLNPFYSRKHNIRVFNALRYRRLKDMRTGQFLKTKSEVSALTDFIQWLETVRGDADGVVLTFHEVRKATPGMLLEALRRNSLLERFEKVCKGFANGYSVAKAKCQSSTKTYNLRIMGKLLLGRESNDYSNAVERASAIYDIVVHLAQGERKNIETDTSKISTGTEPDLIELVCPYTNPISAEEEEIELFKVLLQRQNTFRPVFGALMKASPPERQHASHLRRLLAENNINYDRLKETFESGGKEGLDRILKEEIANAIEADLTELLEILDCFFDPDKQPVKPKTTWGRYRNYRGRPKSFSKNRKNRLKKDSESKDESSGKTESNTDTTASSGSENVASTETSPRNEPQRVEVPAIEVA is encoded by the exons ATGGTACAACATGATATATCCAGTTCGAGTGATGAGAACTCGGGACCAAACTTTCCTGAGGTCCCTGCTAAAGGTATTCCCGTGGGAAAGTACCGCGTTGTGGGATGGTCAGTAGACACTACCGGTCGTCGCCTCATCGACGAAATTGTTCAATTGGCCGGCTACACTCCGGATTCCAAATTCTCCCAATATATCATGCCGTTCGCCGATCTGAACCCTTTCTACAGCCGCAAGCACAACATTAGGGTGTTCAACGCTTTGCGTTACCGAAGACTGAAGGACATGAGAACCGGCCAATTCCTTAAAACAAAAAGCGAAGTGTCCGCCCTCACAGACTTCATCCAGTGGTTAGAAACTGTCCGCGGTGACGCAGACGGCGTGGTGTTAACATTCCACGAGGTGCGCAAAGCCACCCCGGGAATGCTTTTAGAAGCGTTGCGCAGGAACAGTTTACTGGAACGCTTCGAGAAGGTTTGCAAAGGATTTGCGAACGGATACAGCGTAGCCAAAGCCAAGTGCCAGAGTAGTACAAAGACTTACAATTTGAGGATCATGGGCAAGCTCCTGTTGGGGAGGGAGAGCAATGACTATAGCAATGCAGTGGAGAGAGCCTCCGCTATTTACGACATTGTTGTCCATCTTGCTCAAGGAGAGAGGAAGAATATCGAGACAGACACTAGTAAAATTAGTACTGGGACTGAGCCAGATCTCATTGAATTGGTGTGTCCATACACCAACCCAATTTCAGCTGAAGAAGaggaaattgaattgtttaag gtgttACTTCAAAGACAGAACACATTCCGCCCAGTCTTTGGGGCACTGATGAAGGCCAGTCCGCCCGAAAGGCAACATGCTAGTCACTTGAGAAGACTTCTCGCCGAGAACAATATCAACTATGACAGATTGAAGGAGACTTTTGAAAGTGGTGGCAAAGAGGGACTTgacagaattttaaaagaagag ATTGCCAATGCTATCGAAGCTGATCTAACCGAACTTCTAGAAATCCTCGATTGCTTCTTCGATCCCGACAAACAGCCCGTTAAGCCGAAAACCACCTGGGGTAGGTATAGAAACTACCGGGGCAGGCCAAAATCCTTCAGCAAGAACCGCAAAAATCGATTGAAGAAGGATTCCGAATCTAAGGACGAAAGTTCTGGAAAAACTGAGTCTAACACGGACACAACGGCAAGTTCGGGATCCGAAAACGTGGCGAGCACCGAAACTTCCCCGAGAAACGAGCCGCAACGCGTAGAAGTGCCTGCAATTGAGGTAGCCTAG